Proteins found in one bacterium genomic segment:
- the mfd gene encoding transcription-repair coupling factor produces the protein MRAPLSTLLDRWRHAHLPRPPDRLVVPVAARAITVAGLAGSARGPVVVVVPSDPEAENLASDLRLFTDDVLLFPSWETLPFEHVSPNLSTMASRSEVRDRLSGGPRGLVVVASVRSVIQRVSGCSTGPVVVRSGTEVAFEPLVSRLDANGYTRTDRVEARGEFAVRGGILDVFPAQAELPVRLDFWGDQVDEIRVFSIGSQRSTDSVDELRAYPARELRPDPEVREAARDLYHRLPWAASIWDRFAQGLRFAGMESWLPWLAPARCFLDEIPPAATTVLLDPVRMRARATDLAEEEQDLAEALAGTWGEGFPVDQDRPALFLDLDRSLPGKVLECPPLAASPADRGITVGHWEAQPGDRESVTAGLLRLRLAGTDVVLAMDGAPAANRVADVLRENGLDLPVIERVTGPVRSGILAEGIHTGVVLPSLKLAVLGEREILGRRRAHRRPVARRRTASGYEDLEPGDYVVHRHHGIGRFDGLISRTIAGVERDYLLIVYARDDRLYVPTDQLTAVRKYTGGESPRLSRMGGRDWAATRNKVRREASVLADHVVAVHRARAAAKGHAFAADTPWQREIEAAFPFEETADQLTAIEDVKRDMESPLPMDRLIFGDVGFGKTEVALRAAFKAVADGYQVAMLCPTTLLVQQHFQTFSERFAAYPLRVEMLSRFLTPAQARRVVNGLESGQVDIVIGTHGLLSDRVRFRRLGLLVVDEEHRFGVKAKDRIKAMRTDVDVITLTATPIPRTLEMALTGIRDVSHIRTPPEDRHPILTFVGPYDPRVVSAAIRREMLRDGQVFYVHNRVRSIDHAVARLRELVPNARYGVAHGQMNEGTLEQMMLDFWDHRYDVLVATTIIESGLDLPQVNTLIVERADQLGLAQLHQLRGRVGRSGRRAYAYLFHPETTLSETAYRRLEAVGESSDLGSGLQLALRDLEIRGAGSILGEVQSGHIAAVGFDMYVELVSEAVAERMGTEPATEAIKEVRIDLPVDAHLPEDYVSDQHARLEAYRTLAVAVSQEDVADVALEWRDRYGPLPDEAERLLDMARLRVEAIRVGIDEIVQFRREVRLGPVRLSQSQEIRLDRLAPEAILNATEEKLFLPKPGYVDALPFLLAFLTRMWPPPADTEDGRS, from the coding sequence GTGCGCGCACCCCTTTCCACGCTCCTGGATCGCTGGCGCCACGCCCACCTACCCCGGCCTCCCGACCGGTTGGTGGTGCCGGTGGCAGCCCGGGCCATCACCGTCGCCGGGCTGGCCGGATCGGCCCGGGGGCCGGTCGTGGTGGTCGTTCCATCCGATCCGGAAGCCGAGAACCTCGCGTCCGACCTCCGGCTGTTTACCGACGACGTACTCCTGTTCCCGTCCTGGGAGACCCTGCCCTTCGAGCACGTCTCCCCCAACCTGTCCACCATGGCCTCGCGGTCGGAGGTCCGGGACCGGCTGTCGGGTGGTCCTCGCGGCCTGGTGGTGGTCGCCTCGGTGCGATCCGTCATCCAGCGGGTCAGCGGGTGCTCCACCGGCCCGGTCGTGGTGAGATCGGGGACCGAGGTGGCGTTCGAGCCCCTGGTCAGCCGCCTCGACGCCAACGGCTACACCCGCACCGACCGGGTCGAGGCGCGAGGAGAGTTCGCCGTGCGGGGCGGCATCCTCGACGTCTTCCCGGCGCAGGCCGAACTACCCGTCCGGCTCGACTTCTGGGGTGATCAGGTCGACGAGATCCGGGTGTTCTCGATCGGGTCCCAGCGCTCCACCGATTCGGTCGACGAGTTACGGGCCTATCCGGCCCGCGAGCTCCGCCCCGACCCCGAGGTTCGGGAGGCAGCCCGGGACCTCTACCACCGCCTCCCGTGGGCGGCCTCGATATGGGATCGGTTCGCGCAGGGGCTCCGGTTCGCCGGGATGGAGTCCTGGCTCCCGTGGCTGGCCCCAGCCCGCTGCTTCCTGGACGAGATCCCACCTGCGGCCACCACCGTCCTCCTCGACCCGGTCCGGATGAGAGCCCGGGCCACGGACCTCGCCGAGGAGGAGCAGGACCTGGCCGAGGCCCTTGCCGGAACCTGGGGAGAGGGCTTCCCGGTCGACCAGGACCGGCCGGCCCTGTTCCTAGACCTCGACCGCTCCCTCCCCGGCAAGGTGCTGGAGTGCCCTCCCCTGGCCGCCTCCCCGGCTGACCGAGGCATCACGGTGGGCCACTGGGAGGCTCAACCCGGTGATCGGGAATCGGTCACCGCCGGGCTGTTACGCCTACGGCTCGCCGGTACGGACGTGGTACTGGCCATGGACGGCGCCCCGGCCGCCAACCGGGTGGCGGACGTCCTGAGGGAGAACGGCCTGGACCTGCCGGTCATCGAGCGGGTGACCGGGCCGGTCCGCTCGGGAATCCTCGCCGAGGGCATCCACACCGGAGTCGTGCTTCCATCCCTGAAGCTGGCCGTGCTGGGCGAGCGGGAGATACTGGGTCGCCGCCGAGCCCATCGCCGCCCCGTCGCCCGCCGCCGGACCGCCTCCGGATATGAAGACCTCGAGCCCGGCGACTACGTGGTCCACCGCCACCACGGGATCGGGCGCTTCGACGGGCTGATCAGCCGGACCATCGCCGGGGTGGAGCGGGACTACCTCCTGATCGTCTACGCCAGGGATGACCGTCTGTACGTGCCCACCGACCAGTTGACGGCGGTTCGCAAGTACACCGGCGGGGAGTCCCCCCGTCTCAGCCGGATGGGAGGGCGCGACTGGGCGGCCACCCGGAACAAGGTGCGGCGTGAAGCCTCGGTCCTGGCCGACCACGTGGTGGCGGTCCACCGGGCCCGGGCCGCGGCCAAGGGCCATGCCTTCGCCGCCGACACTCCCTGGCAGCGCGAGATCGAGGCCGCTTTCCCCTTCGAGGAGACGGCCGACCAGTTGACCGCTATCGAGGACGTCAAGAGGGACATGGAGTCCCCGCTCCCCATGGACCGCCTCATCTTCGGCGACGTAGGCTTCGGAAAGACCGAGGTCGCCCTGCGGGCCGCCTTCAAGGCGGTGGCGGACGGGTACCAGGTTGCCATGCTGTGTCCCACCACGCTCCTCGTCCAGCAGCATTTCCAGACCTTCTCGGAGCGCTTCGCCGCCTACCCCCTCCGGGTCGAGATGCTGAGCCGTTTCCTCACCCCCGCCCAGGCACGCCGGGTGGTGAACGGCCTCGAGAGCGGGCAGGTGGACATCGTGATCGGGACGCACGGGCTGCTGTCCGACCGGGTGAGGTTCCGCAGGCTGGGCCTCCTGGTCGTGGACGAGGAGCATCGCTTCGGCGTCAAGGCCAAGGACCGCATCAAGGCCATGAGGACGGACGTGGACGTGATCACGCTGACCGCCACCCCCATTCCCCGTACCTTGGAGATGGCCCTCACCGGGATCCGGGACGTGAGCCACATCCGCACCCCACCCGAGGATCGGCACCCGATCCTCACCTTCGTGGGCCCCTATGACCCGCGGGTGGTGTCGGCGGCGATCCGCCGGGAAATGCTCCGCGACGGCCAGGTCTTCTACGTCCACAACCGGGTGCGCTCGATCGACCACGCCGTGGCCCGGCTCCGGGAGTTGGTACCCAATGCCCGTTACGGAGTGGCCCACGGCCAGATGAACGAAGGCACCCTCGAGCAGATGATGCTCGACTTCTGGGACCACCGCTACGACGTGCTGGTCGCCACCACCATCATCGAGTCGGGACTCGACCTGCCCCAGGTCAACACCCTGATCGTGGAGCGGGCCGACCAGCTGGGCCTAGCCCAGCTCCACCAGCTCCGAGGCCGGGTGGGACGATCGGGAAGGCGGGCCTACGCCTACCTGTTCCATCCCGAGACCACGCTTTCGGAGACCGCCTACCGCCGCCTGGAAGCCGTGGGTGAATCCAGCGATCTCGGATCAGGGCTCCAACTCGCGCTGCGCGACCTGGAGATCCGGGGAGCGGGCTCGATCCTGGGCGAGGTGCAGTCGGGCCATATCGCGGCGGTGGGCTTCGACATGTACGTGGAGCTGGTCTCGGAGGCGGTCGCCGAGAGGATGGGCACCGAGCCCGCCACCGAGGCCATCAAGGAAGTCCGGATCGATCTGCCGGTCGACGCGCATCTACCCGAGGACTACGTATCCGACCAGCATGCGAGGCTCGAGGCGTACCGCACCCTGGCGGTGGCCGTGTCCCAGGAGGACGTGGCCGACGTGGCGCTGGAATGGCGCGACCGCTACGGCCCGCTCCCCGATGAGGCGGAGCGGCTGCTCGACATGGCCCGCCTGCGGGTCGAGGCCATCAGGGTGGGGATCGACGAGATCGTCCAGTTCCGCAGGGAGGTCCGCCTTGGCCCGGTTCGCCTCAGCCAGTCGCAGGAGATCCGGCTCGACCGCCTGGCGCCGGAAGCCATCCTGAACGCCACCGAGGAGAAGCTGTTCCTGCCCAAGCCCGGGTATGTGGATGCCCTGCCCTTCCTGCTGGCCTTCCTCACGAGGATGTGGCCCCCGCCCGCCGATACCGAGGACGGGCGGTCCTAG
- a CDS encoding NAD-dependent epimerase/dehydratase family protein, translating to MTVLVTGGTGVVGQPVIRRLVESGREVRGLARSEKAASVVEGLGAEPSAGDIEDPDSLVRAMSGCEVVYDIAGLVSFCPADPAALYRINVEGTRNVVRAARRAGVRRLIHTSSVAALGERPGTVGDESTQHTGRYASHYARSKHQGELVARAEAGDMEVVVVNPSSVQGGGRTTGTGNLLLQAVNGRLRFLVDTPISIVDTEDCARGHIAAEQRGVAGRRYVLSGFTITLRQAWDLLSELTGRRHPVTFLPRPLLVPLGPMADLIGRRVRSVPICRETVHLMRYGASYDGSLAARELGLEYRSARQTFAGALDSYREAGLTDA from the coding sequence GTGACCGTCCTGGTCACCGGCGGCACCGGCGTGGTCGGGCAGCCGGTGATCCGCCGGCTGGTGGAATCCGGCCGGGAGGTGAGGGGTCTGGCCCGCTCGGAGAAGGCGGCGTCGGTTGTGGAAGGACTGGGCGCCGAACCGTCGGCGGGCGACATCGAGGACCCTGATTCCCTGGTCCGGGCCATGTCGGGTTGCGAGGTGGTGTACGACATCGCCGGGCTGGTGTCCTTCTGCCCGGCTGATCCGGCCGCCCTCTACCGGATCAACGTCGAGGGCACCCGGAACGTGGTGAGGGCTGCCCGCCGGGCCGGAGTCAGGCGTCTGATCCACACTTCTTCGGTGGCGGCCCTGGGAGAGAGACCGGGAACGGTCGGGGACGAGTCCACGCAGCACACCGGTCGCTACGCCAGCCACTATGCCCGGTCCAAGCACCAGGGAGAGTTGGTGGCGCGCGCCGAGGCGGGGGACATGGAGGTGGTGGTGGTCAACCCATCCTCCGTCCAGGGCGGGGGTCGGACGACCGGTACCGGCAACCTGCTGCTCCAGGCGGTGAACGGGCGCCTCAGGTTCCTGGTGGACACCCCCATCTCGATCGTCGACACCGAGGATTGCGCCCGGGGCCACATCGCCGCCGAGCAGCGAGGAGTCGCCGGCCGGCGCTACGTGCTGAGCGGTTTCACCATCACCCTCCGCCAGGCCTGGGATCTGCTCAGCGAGCTGACCGGGCGTCGTCACCCGGTCACGTTCCTGCCCAGGCCCTTGCTGGTTCCGCTGGGCCCTATGGCCGACCTCATCGGGCGGCGGGTCCGTTCGGTTCCCATCTGCCGGGAGACCGTGCATCTGATGCGCTACGGCGCCAGCTACGACGGTTCCCTCGCCGCCCGGGAGCTGGGATTGGAGTATCGATCCGCCCGCCAGACCTTCGCGGGTGCGCTCGACTCGTACCGGGAGGCCGGTCTCACCGACGCCTGA
- the pgsA gene encoding CDP-diacylglycerol--glycerol-3-phosphate 3-phosphatidyltransferase has translation MPRGGSPISIPDLLALFRVMCVPAIIGLVLATEHTTGRYLFGIATVLVILAGLSDALDGYIARRQGISSTIGAFLDTTADKILVSGVLIALVSVDRASVWVTVIIMTREFVVMAIRSVVAIDGTLVPASVAGKTKAAVQFFALGFAMMRFPDPWGPLYFDEYWMWFAGTVTFASGWDYAVKFRQAIRHAGRTADS, from the coding sequence TTGCCGCGGGGAGGTAGTCCTATTTCGATTCCTGACCTGCTCGCTCTCTTCCGGGTCATGTGCGTTCCCGCCATCATCGGCCTGGTGCTGGCCACCGAGCACACCACCGGTCGGTACCTCTTCGGCATCGCCACCGTGCTGGTCATCCTCGCCGGTCTCAGTGACGCCCTCGACGGCTACATCGCCCGGCGCCAGGGCATCTCCTCCACAATCGGCGCCTTCCTGGACACCACCGCCGACAAGATCCTGGTAAGCGGCGTGCTGATCGCCCTGGTCTCCGTGGACCGGGCATCGGTGTGGGTGACGGTCATCATCATGACCCGCGAGTTCGTGGTGATGGCCATCCGGAGCGTGGTCGCCATCGACGGAACGCTGGTTCCGGCGTCGGTGGCCGGCAAGACCAAGGCCGCCGTCCAGTTCTTCGCGCTCGGGTTCGCGATGATGCGATTCCCCGACCCGTGGGGACCGCTCTACTTCGACGAGTACTGGATGTGGTTCGCCGGCACGGTGACGTTCGCTTCGGGCTGGGACTATGCCGTCAAGTTCCGGCAGGCGATCCGCCACGCCGGACGAACCGCGGATTCGTGA
- the glpK gene encoding glycerol kinase GlpK has protein sequence MVRLVGAIDQGTTSTRFMVFDHDGAVVASAQEEFEQIYPRPGWVEHDPAEILASVESVVTRALSQAGVATRDLVAVGITNQRETTVVWDRSTGTPLANAIVWQDTRTARLCRELEAGHGMDRFRAATGLPLATYFSGPKARWLLDHVDGLAEQAASGRAAMGTIDSWLLWNLTGGVADGRHVTDVSNASRTMLMDLDTLTWSDELLAAMRIPRAMMAEIVPSIGRVGLGTGVLEGVPISAILGDQHAALFGQTCFLPGEAKNTYGTGCFLLMNTGETMVPSTHGLLTTIGYQIAGEAPVYALEGSVAIAGAVVQWLRDNLGMISTAGEVETLAASVEDNGDVYFVPAFSGLFAPHWRSDARGVITGLTRFSTRSHIARAALEAVAYQTREVLEAMQTDSGVTLRELRVDGGMVVNNLLMQFQADMLDVPVVRPGTDETTVLGAAYGAGLAEGFWRDLDDLRSRWREANRWQPDMTTAEREMLYDRWRQALERSLDWAG, from the coding sequence ATGGTGCGATTGGTGGGGGCTATCGACCAGGGGACCACGAGCACCCGCTTCATGGTCTTCGACCACGACGGTGCGGTAGTGGCGTCCGCCCAGGAGGAGTTCGAGCAGATCTACCCCCGGCCCGGCTGGGTGGAGCACGACCCGGCGGAGATCCTCGCCTCCGTGGAGAGCGTGGTCACTCGGGCCCTCTCCCAGGCGGGCGTGGCGACCCGGGACCTGGTGGCGGTCGGGATCACCAACCAGCGGGAGACCACGGTGGTCTGGGACCGCTCCACGGGCACACCCCTCGCCAACGCCATCGTCTGGCAGGACACGAGGACAGCTCGGCTTTGCCGGGAACTGGAGGCCGGCCACGGCATGGACCGCTTCCGGGCCGCCACAGGCCTCCCTCTCGCCACCTACTTCAGCGGCCCCAAGGCCAGGTGGCTCCTCGACCATGTGGACGGGCTGGCGGAGCAGGCCGCCTCGGGACGGGCGGCGATGGGAACCATCGACTCATGGCTGCTGTGGAACCTCACCGGCGGTGTCGCCGACGGCCGGCACGTCACCGACGTCTCCAACGCCTCGCGGACCATGCTGATGGACCTCGACACCCTGACCTGGAGCGACGAGTTGCTCGCCGCCATGAGGATCCCGCGCGCCATGATGGCCGAGATCGTTCCCTCCATCGGCAGGGTCGGGCTCGGAACAGGGGTCCTCGAGGGGGTTCCCATATCGGCCATCCTGGGCGACCAGCACGCCGCCCTGTTCGGGCAGACATGCTTCCTCCCGGGCGAGGCCAAGAACACCTACGGGACCGGCTGCTTCCTGCTGATGAACACCGGCGAGACGATGGTCCCCTCGACCCACGGACTGCTCACCACGATCGGGTACCAGATCGCCGGGGAAGCACCTGTGTACGCGCTGGAGGGCTCCGTCGCGATCGCCGGCGCGGTGGTGCAATGGCTACGCGACAACCTCGGCATGATCTCGACCGCGGGCGAGGTGGAGACCCTGGCCGCCTCGGTGGAGGACAACGGCGACGTGTACTTCGTGCCCGCCTTCTCGGGCCTGTTCGCGCCCCACTGGCGCTCGGACGCCCGAGGGGTGATCACCGGCCTGACCCGCTTCTCGACCCGGTCGCACATAGCCCGCGCCGCCCTCGAGGCGGTGGCCTACCAGACCCGGGAGGTGCTGGAGGCGATGCAGACCGACTCGGGCGTGACGCTGAGGGAACTCCGGGTCGACGGGGGCATGGTGGTCAACAACCTGCTGATGCAGTTCCAGGCCGACATGCTCGATGTCCCGGTGGTGCGTCCCGGAACGGACGAGACCACCGTTCTCGGCGCCGCCTACGGGGCCGGGCTGGCCGAGGGCTTCTGGCGTGATCTCGACGATCTGCGGTCCCGTTGGCGCGAGGCCAACCGGTGGCAGCCCGACATGACCACCGCAGAACGAGAGATGCTGTACGACAGATGGCGCCAAGCGCTGGAACGCTCGCTGGACTGGGCGGGTTAA
- the pth gene encoding aminoacyl-tRNA hydrolase has product MPVIVGLHNPEPAYSGTRHNVGAEVVAVLARRSESRLRRGPRRVRCRVARARIGTEPALLALPNASMNVTGPPVRALLSYYKVKPQDLLVIHDDIDLPFGRLRLRPGRSHGGHNGVRSIVGSLGTTDFWRLKLGLGRPPGRMDPAAYVLSRFSAVEREDVDHLVADAADVVEKFMTDPERAMELAGGRRP; this is encoded by the coding sequence ATGCCGGTGATCGTGGGGCTCCATAACCCTGAGCCTGCCTACTCCGGCACGCGCCACAACGTCGGGGCCGAGGTGGTCGCCGTCCTGGCGCGGCGGTCGGAGAGCCGGCTGCGACGGGGACCCCGGCGGGTCCGGTGCCGGGTGGCCCGGGCGCGCATCGGAACCGAGCCCGCGTTGCTGGCCCTCCCGAACGCCTCGATGAACGTGACCGGGCCACCTGTCCGGGCATTACTCAGCTACTACAAGGTGAAGCCGCAGGATCTGCTGGTCATCCATGACGACATCGATCTGCCCTTCGGCCGGCTCCGGCTACGGCCGGGCCGTAGCCACGGCGGCCACAACGGGGTGCGGTCGATAGTCGGATCGCTCGGAACCACCGACTTCTGGCGTCTCAAGCTCGGCCTCGGGCGCCCGCCCGGACGCATGGACCCGGCCGCCTACGTTCTGAGCCGGTTCTCCGCCGTAGAACGCGAGGATGTCGACCATCTGGTGGCCGATGCCGCCGACGTGGTGGAGAAGTTCATGACCGATCCCGAAAGAGCCATGGAACTCGCCGGCGGCAGGCGGCCCTGA
- a CDS encoding 50S ribosomal protein L25 produces MSNVKLRAETGRETGTRSSRRLRSRGMVPATFYGRGSDALSVAVSARDLRSALTTEAGLNAVINLQIGEETHTSLARQLQRHPTRGDIIHLDFLKISLTDEVEAVVAIELIGDQAAIREGGGILETIANTVTVRALVTAIPESIHADISGLGVGDTLRVSDLPTPSGVEYLDDPDQPILVVSLPAIAQTEEEDEEEDEGLLLVGEDGEGTEAGTEQEA; encoded by the coding sequence ATGTCCAACGTCAAACTGCGCGCCGAGACCGGCCGCGAAACCGGTACGAGAAGCTCCCGCAGGTTGAGGAGCCGGGGCATGGTGCCCGCCACGTTCTACGGTCGGGGCTCGGACGCTCTCTCGGTGGCGGTGAGCGCCCGTGACCTCCGCTCGGCGCTGACCACGGAGGCCGGACTAAACGCGGTGATCAACCTCCAGATCGGAGAGGAGACCCACACCTCCCTGGCCCGCCAGCTCCAGCGCCATCCCACCAGGGGAGACATCATCCACCTGGACTTCCTCAAGATATCCCTCACCGACGAGGTCGAGGCCGTGGTGGCCATCGAGCTGATCGGGGATCAGGCCGCGATCCGGGAGGGAGGAGGCATCCTCGAGACGATCGCCAACACGGTGACCGTTCGGGCGCTCGTGACCGCCATCCCGGAGTCGATCCATGCCGACATCTCCGGCCTGGGAGTAGGCGACACCCTGCGCGTGTCGGACCTTCCCACTCCGAGCGGGGTCGAGTACCTGGACGATCCGGACCAACCGATCCTGGTGGTCAGCCTCCCGGCCATCGCCCAGACCGAGGAAGAGGACGAGGAGGAAGACGAGGGTCTCCTGCTGGTCGGCGAGGATGGCGAAGGCACGGAGGCCGGTACCGAACAGGAAGCCTGA
- a CDS encoding adenosine deaminase: MTDMERFVRGLPKSELHIHIEGTLEARMMFDLARRNGVTLPYGSIEEVEAAYAFADLQSFLDIYYEAAAVLRTEADFADLMAAYLARAVADGVRHAEIFFDPQTHTERGIDMGTVIRGFVSAQRDAAPDITSTLILCFLRHLPAEAAVEALEAARPYLEHVQGVGLDSGEKGNPPELFAEPYRMAVAAGLIPVAHAGEEGPAGYIRSALDVLGARRIDHGVRAGDDPELVDRLVRERVPLTICPLSNQRLQVFPDLRRHPLKRFMDAGVLVTVNSDDPAYFGGYVGDNYLAIAEALGLTRTDMVRLARNSIEATFLPDDRKATLQDEITAYVSADSASL, from the coding sequence ATGACAGATATGGAGCGGTTCGTCCGGGGGCTACCGAAGTCGGAGCTGCACATCCACATCGAGGGCACCCTCGAGGCGCGGATGATGTTCGACCTGGCCCGACGCAACGGGGTGACCTTGCCGTACGGCTCGATCGAGGAGGTCGAGGCGGCCTACGCGTTCGCGGACCTGCAGTCCTTCCTCGACATCTACTACGAGGCCGCCGCGGTGCTCCGGACCGAGGCCGACTTCGCCGATCTGATGGCCGCCTACCTGGCCCGGGCGGTGGCCGACGGGGTACGCCACGCCGAGATCTTCTTCGACCCCCAGACCCACACCGAACGGGGCATCGACATGGGGACGGTGATCCGGGGATTCGTGAGCGCCCAGCGGGACGCCGCACCGGACATCACCTCCACGCTGATCCTGTGCTTCCTCCGGCACCTGCCCGCCGAGGCGGCGGTCGAAGCCCTGGAGGCGGCCCGGCCCTACCTCGAGCACGTCCAGGGTGTGGGCCTCGACTCCGGCGAGAAGGGCAACCCGCCGGAACTGTTCGCCGAGCCCTACCGCATGGCGGTCGCGGCCGGGCTCATCCCGGTCGCCCACGCCGGTGAGGAAGGTCCGGCCGGATACATCCGCTCGGCCCTGGACGTCCTGGGCGCCCGGCGAATCGACCACGGCGTGAGGGCCGGCGATGACCCGGAACTGGTGGATCGCCTCGTCCGGGAGCGGGTACCCCTGACCATCTGCCCCCTGTCGAACCAACGGCTCCAGGTATTCCCCGACCTCCGCAGGCACCCCCTCAAACGCTTCATGGACGCAGGGGTGCTGGTGACGGTGAACTCGGACGATCCGGCCTACTTCGGCGGCTACGTGGGCGACAACTACCTCGCGATCGCCGAAGCCCTCGGGTTGACCCGGACGGACATGGTCCGGCTGGCCAGGAACTCGATCGAGGCAACCTTCCTTCCGGACGACCGCAAGGCGACCCTCCAGGATGAGATCACCGCCTACGTCAGCGCCGATTCGGCGAGCCTTTGA
- a CDS encoding NCS2 family permease has protein sequence MAQTGLDSYFKVSERGSSVGTEVRAGVTTFLVMAYILFVNADILGATGLDPVAVAAGTALVAGILSIAMGVIANHPIALAAGLGINAAVAFGLVLTDGLTAEGAMGVILWEGILVTILVVLGLREAVMAAIPDSLKYSIGVGIGLFILFIGLVNGGLVRQGGAIVEFVFPNSYSAGTTLVGVLIALVLMARKVKGAMIITIILTTIVALILNVIDLPSNLSASVSFSTIGAVDMGNVFAEMGALAAILTIFTFMLTDFFDTMGTATAVSEQAGLTDKEGRIPKLRELLLVDSLGAALGGLCGVSSNTSYIESSAGVAEGGRTGLTSVVTGVLFLVAIVLSPLALLVPSQATAPVLILIGFLMVGLLKKIDFTDMEEGLPALLAVILMPLTYSITVGIAAGFLTHTLIKVVKGKAAQVHVLMWIVSAACLIYFLQDWLGAYL, from the coding sequence ATGGCCCAAACGGGACTTGACAGTTACTTCAAGGTCTCCGAACGCGGATCCTCAGTAGGCACGGAGGTCCGGGCAGGAGTCACCACTTTCCTGGTAATGGCCTACATCCTGTTCGTCAACGCCGACATTCTCGGCGCCACCGGCCTCGATCCGGTTGCGGTAGCCGCCGGAACGGCCCTGGTGGCCGGAATCCTGTCCATCGCAATGGGGGTGATCGCCAACCATCCGATTGCGCTGGCTGCAGGGCTGGGAATCAACGCTGCAGTGGCGTTCGGCCTGGTGCTGACCGACGGGTTGACCGCGGAAGGCGCCATGGGCGTGATCCTGTGGGAGGGCATCCTCGTCACCATCCTGGTCGTGCTCGGCCTGCGGGAGGCGGTGATGGCCGCCATCCCCGACAGCCTGAAGTACTCCATCGGGGTGGGGATCGGCCTGTTCATCCTCTTCATCGGCCTGGTCAACGGAGGCCTGGTACGCCAGGGCGGCGCCATCGTGGAGTTCGTGTTCCCGAACTCGTACTCCGCCGGCACCACGCTGGTCGGGGTCCTGATCGCCTTGGTGTTGATGGCCCGTAAGGTGAAGGGTGCGATGATCATCACGATCATCCTCACCACCATCGTGGCGTTGATCCTGAACGTGATCGACCTGCCCTCCAACCTGTCGGCCAGTGTCAGCTTCTCGACGATCGGTGCTGTGGACATGGGGAACGTGTTCGCTGAGATGGGCGCGCTAGCGGCCATTCTCACGATCTTCACCTTCATGCTGACCGACTTCTTCGACACGATGGGAACCGCCACCGCGGTCTCCGAGCAAGCCGGACTGACCGATAAGGAAGGCCGGATTCCCAAGCTCCGCGAGCTGCTCTTGGTGGACTCGCTGGGCGCAGCACTCGGTGGACTGTGCGGGGTCAGCTCCAACACCAGCTACATCGAGAGCTCTGCGGGAGTAGCCGAGGGAGGAAGGACCGGCCTGACGTCGGTGGTTACGGGCGTGCTGTTCCTTGTAGCCATCGTCCTGTCGCCCCTGGCACTGCTGGTACCCAGCCAGGCCACGGCTCCGGTTCTGATCCTGATCGGATTCCTCATGGTCGGGCTGTTGAAGAAGATCGATTTCACGGATATGGAAGAAGGGCTGCCGGCGTTGCTGGCCGTCATCCTGATGCCGCTGACCTATTCGATCACGGTGGGAATCGCGGCAGGGTTCCTGACGCACACCCTGATCAAGGTCGTGAAGGGCAAGGCCGCCCAGGTCCATGTCCTGATGTGGATCGTCTCCGCTGCGTGCCTGATCTACTTCCTCCAGGACTGGCTCGGCGCCTACCTCTGA